The following is a genomic window from Neurospora crassa OR74A linkage group III, whole genome shotgun sequence.
TCCCGCTATAGGCACGACTCTCCGCCCTTGTCTTCGAATCCCTCGCTTGTCTCCGCGACACCACCATCTCACCTTGGTCTGACGGACTGTCCTACCGACAGCGTCCATTTTCCGGCTCCCGGTCTCCGGCATGGCGGCTGGCCGCCCCCCTCCTGGGGCCCCGTCGAGCGCTCAACACGACGATCTGCTGCTCGACTTCGGCAACGAACAACCATATTATGGCGGGGGACAAAGGTCGACTTTAAACGACGACGATCTCTTGCGACTACACAGCGATGATGCGCAAGGCGCCGCGCAACCTCGCCCGTCCGTATCCTACGATGACTTCGTCGGCTCCGGGCAAACAACACAACCAACAGCTACAAGACCTATACAGCCCGCGCCAGGCGCGACAGGCGGCGGAGGCCCAATAAGTCCATACCCTGATAGCAGGTCCCTGGACCGGCATTTCAGCCAAACGTCGGATCTCGGAAACTATCAACGCTATGCCGAGGACTCTGACGACTACCCTGACGAGAGTACCACGTCCTACTACCAACATGGCGGAGCTATCCCCCCGGACTCGGCGGCTGCCCGCGACAGCGCGCGCGCACGGAATAGCGTCCTGAGCATGGGTGGCGGTTTGATCGGTCGTGCCAAGAACATGCTTGGAATGGGCCCTGAGGGATACTCGGAGATGGACCTCCCCTTGACGGATCCGCGAGCGACCGCACGGGTAGACCACTCTCacgagcctcctcctccccagaAGCCAGCCAAGAAGTTTGATTTCAagtttgggtttgggggCGGAAAGCCGGATCCAGCAACCCTTGGGCCCCGTATCATCCATCTCAACAACCCTCCCGCCAACAGCCTGAACAAGTATGTCGACAACCACGTCTCGACCGCCAAGTACAATTTTGCGACTTTTTTGCCCAAGTTCCTCTTCGAGCAGTTCTCCAAATTCGCCaacatcttcttcttatttaccGCCGGTCTACAGCAGATTCCCGGCCTGTCTCCTACAAACAGATATACTACAATTGGTCCTCTAGCTGTTGTGCTCTTGGTTTCGGCGGGTAAAGAGATGGTCGAAGATTATCGGAGAAAACAGGCAGATAAGGCGCTCAATATGTCCAAGGCCCGGATCCTGAGGGGTTCGACATTCGAGGAAACGAAATGGATCAACGTCTCGGTTGGAGACATCATTCGAGTCGAATCTGAGGAGTCCTTCCCCGCCGATCTTGTTCTCTTGGCGAGTTCCGAGCCCGAGGGTCTTTGCTATATCGAAACCGCCAATCTCGACGGAGAGACCAACCTCAAGATCAAGCAAGCTCTGCCAGAAACGTCATCTATGGTTAGCTCCAGCGAGTTGAGTCGTCTGGGAGGCAGGATTCGCTCCGAGCAGCCCAACAGCAGTCTTTACACTTACGAAGCGACCTTGACCATGCAGGCTGGAGgtggggagaaggagcttCCTCTAAACCCCGAGCAGTTGCTTCTCCGTGGTGCTACTCTGCGCAACACCCCTTGGGTCCACGGTGTCGTTGTCTTCACTGGCCACGAGACCAAGCTGATGCGCAACGCCACGGCCGCGCCGATTAAGCGCACCAAGGTCGAGAGGCAGCTGAACACGCTCGTactcttcctcgtcggtaTCCTTTTGATCTTCAGCGTGGTCTCTACTGTCGGTGATCTCATCCAACGAAAGgtggagggcgaggaaggtCTCGCTTATCTCTTCTTGGATCCTATGAACGGTGCCTCGGCTGTTGCTCGCATCTTCATCAAGGACATGGTCACATACTGGGTTTTGTTTTCCGCTCTCGTTCCCATTTCGCTCTTCGTCACCATTGAAATGGTCAAGTATTGGCACGGCATTCTCATTAACGACGACCTTGATATGTATTACGACGTTAACGACACCCCTGCCAATTGCCGAACTTCCAGTCTGGTTGAGGAATTGGGCATGGTTGAGTTCGTCTTCTCAGACAAGACTGGTACCTTGACCTGCAACATGATGGAATATAGGCAATGCTCGATCGCTGGAATCATGTACGCCGACAAGGTGCCCGAGGATAGAATCCCGAGTGGTGAGGACGGAGAGGATGGAATCCACGACTTCAAGCAACTGCAGAAGAATCTCGAGAGCCACCAATCTGCGCAGGTCATTGACCAATTTCTCACCCTTCTCGCCATCTGCCATACTGTTATTCCGGAACAGGCTGAAGACGGAAGCATCAAGTACCAAGCCGCGTCACCAGATGAGGGAGCGCTTGTCGATGGTGCGGTACAGATGGGCTACAGGTTCGTCGCTCGCAAGCCGCGCGCTGTTATCATCGAAGCCAACGGCCAGCAGCTTGAGTACGAGCTCTTGGCAGTCTGCGAGTTCAACTCAACCAGAAAGAGAATGTCCACGATTTATCGTTGCCCTGACGGCAAGGTTCGTTGCTACTGCAAGGGTGCAGACACCGTCATCCTGGAAAGGCTCAATGACCAGAACCCCCACGTCGACGCCACCCTGCGACATCTTGAGGAATATGCTTCTGAGGGACTACGCACGCTCTGCTTGGCCATGAGGGAAATCCCGGAGCACGAATTCCAGGAGTGGATGAAGGTTTACGAGACGGCGCAGACGACCATTGGTGGTAATCGTGCAGATGAGCTGGACAAGGCTGCCGAACTCATCGAGCACGACTTCTACCTTCTTGGTGCCACCGCTATCGAGGATCGCTTGCAGGACGGTGTGCCCGAGACCATTCACACCCTCCAGGAAGCTGGCATCAAGGTTTGGGTCTTGACCGGTGACAGACAAGAGACCGCCATCAACATTGGCATGAGTTGCAAGTTGCTTAGTGAGGACATGATGCTGCTCATTGTCAACGAAGAGAGTGCGGAAGCTACGCGGGATAATCTTCAGAAGAAGCTCGATGCCATCCGCAACCAGGGCGATGCCACCATTGAGATGGAGACCCTGGCTCTCGTTATTGACGGCAAATCGCTAACGTACGCTCTGGAGAAGGACATGGAGAAGCTCTTCCTTGATCTTGCCATCATGTGCAAGGCCGTTATCTGCTGCCGTGTTTCCCCTCTGCAAAAGGCCCTGGTCGTCAAGTTGGTCAAGAAGTATCAAAAGGAGTCGATTCTCCTCGCTATTGGCGACGGAGCCAACGATGTCTCTATGATTCAGGCTGCCCATATTGGTGTCGGTATCAGCGGTATGGAAGGTCTACAAGCTGCGCGCAGTGCCGATGTGTCTATTGCCCAGTTCCGTTACCTCCGCAAGTTGCTTCTCGTCCATGGCGCCTGGAGCTACCATCGTGTGTCGAAGACCATTTTGTTCTCTTTCTATAAGAACATTTGCCTTTATCTGACACAGTTTTGGGTATGTGTTCCATGCAGGTAACCATTTCTGATTCAAAAACACTGACCTGAAACAGTACACTTTCCAAAACGTCTTTTCCGGTGAAGTCATCTACGAATCCTGGACTCTCTCTTTCTACAACGTCTTTTTTACGGTCCTTCCGCCGCTCGCCCTTGGTATCCTCGATCAGTTCGTCTCTGCCCGCCTGCTCGACCGCTACCCGCAGCTCTACAACCTCGGCCAGCGCAACACCTTCTTCAAGATCCGTGTCTTCGGCGAATGGATCATCAACGCCGTCTACCACTCCATCATTCTCTATGTAGGCGGCTGTCTCTTCTGGCTCAACGACGGGCCTCAAGGTGACGGTTTCCCTGGCGGAAAGTGGGTCTGGGGTACAGCCATGTATGGTGCCGTCCTACTTACCGTCCTCGGCAAAGCCGCGCTGGTGACCAACAACTGGACCAAGTACCACGTCATCGCCATCCCCGGTTCCATGGCTTTCTGGATCTTATTCGTGGCAGTCTATGGCGAGGTGGCGCCCAAGCTGAACATCAGTGTTGAGTACTTTGGCGTCATCCCCAGGCTGTTCACGAGCCCGATCTTCTGGATCCAGATGCCTACGCTGGCAATCCTCTGTTTGCTCAGAGATTTTGCGTGGAAGTTTAGCAAGCGGTTGTGGAGACCGGAGGCGTATCATCACGTGCAGGAGATTCAGAAGTATAACATTCAGGATTATAGGCCTCGGTATGTTTTTGCCATGATTCGTcgtccccccctcctctccttacTTTTTTACCCTGCCTCTATTCGATTGCTAACGCAAGGACAACAGCATGGAACAATTCCAAAAAGCCATCCGCAAAGTCCGTCAGGTCCAGCGCATGCGCAAGCAACGCGGTTATGCCTTTTCGCAGGCCGACGAGTCGCAGACCCGCGTGCTCCAGGCCTACGACACAACACAGCATCGTGGTCGGTATGGCGAGATGGCCAGTTCAAGACCGAATCAataaaaaaacaaaacaaagcaGAAATAACAAAACCAGCGAATGGGGTTGCGCTTAATGTATTGGGGTGGGAGGGACATGAATCAAAGTGTGTATGGACGGAGATGTGATGAATAGGTGACTGATGGACtgattgatggtgatggatggatttaagatgaaaaaaaaacggaagGAAGAGACATCTTCTTTGCGTATCATGAGGGGGGCACGCAGACAGACTAGGCAGGCAAGCAGGCATGAAAGGGAGGTATACGACAACTTATTTTTAATCGTTTTCTTATTCTTCGCTCCATCTATGCTTGCGCTTTCCTCTACTGACATGTTCTTGTGTATGTGATGTGGGGAAAGAAAGGCGTAGTAGGTTCATTGATTTCTGGTGACGAGTTTTCAACCCTCAACGTGGCTTCATAATCCTCTGTTTTCAACAGTTAAagcacatacgaccatacccactggaaaactcgggatcccgtccgctctcccatagataagccagtgagggccagactagtagttgggtcggtgacgaccagcgaatccctggtgttgtatgtttttgaTCCTGTCTTTGTTTTTgattttttattctttttagccCATTTCATTGGCccatccttccttcttctctcatGTGCGTATAATTTAGAGGTAAATTAGGTTGAAGTTGGATTCTAACTGGAACTTTTTGATTTTGCCTAGCTAGGTGAAATGGCCGCATTTGCGGTAGATGAGACGGTGACGGATACATGTATTTCGTGGGTATTGTCTTGTCGTTTGGTACTAGGTAAGTCAAAGGGGTAGCGCGAGCGCTGAAATCTAAGTACTTGTATGCAAGGAATGATGATGTTTGACACATATAATATTGACGGCGAGTATTACTGCTTATTATATCTTCTCGTGCTCTTGGCATGAGAGTTTGGTACAATGTTCCAGCACAGGATGAAAACAACATGTCTGCCTTCCTACCTCCCTTAACTCCAAGTGGACTTGATATCTCGGAGTTGGAAACAATTCAAAGGCGTTGTATGTCTTATAGTTATCTTGATATCCCGAGGTATTGAAGAAAATGAGGTAAAAATGTAAACCCCTTCCATTCAATAAATGCCTGTACGTCAGGCTAGGCTAACATGATATACAATGTCCATCAGCGATACCATCGGTAGGAGTACCCGGTGGGATCGGATGATGTACTCGGGGAGTAGCAGCGTATTGCTTCTTGACAGGTTGCTTACCGGTGGTTACTTGCGTCTTTTGAGGTGAGAAGGGTAGCGAGATGACTCTCCCGGTAAGGGTATATTAGGGGGGTTGTTATCGTGGTTCATAGAGGCTGCAAAGGTACTTCTGTCCCCGAGATCTCACTCACCGTGTCGACAGCCAGGCAGGCGCTCATGTGTTTATGAGATGTttaccttcctcttccttgtctTCAGTCATTGACCAGATCACATGCCAGGACGACATGATCGGTTCTGAACCTGTAATAGTGAGAGCAATGCGACCCTTTCACGAAGCATGAAGGACATGGGAACTGTTCAGAAGCTTCTATGCACCTCTCCCACTTTACACAGTAGTGTAAATGTTGCCTGTGTTTTGCCATCCGAACTCCGAGCACATGCCAGCGTTTGGCTCTCAAGCTACCAGGAGGAACCAAGTAGTTCTCAACCAGGTGTCCATTAGCTTTCGCCAGCCGGACATACTGCGTACATACCTTGATGGCGAAGAAGACCGAGATCCCAAAGCCAGTTTCCATCGTCAAGT
Proteins encoded in this region:
- a CDS encoding phospholipid-transporting ATPase → MAAGRPPPGAPSSAQHDDLLLDFGNEQPYYGGGQRSTLNDDDLLRLHSDDAQGAAQPRPSVSYDDFVGSGQTTQPTATRPIQPAPGATGGGGPISPYPDSRSLDRHFSQTSDLGNYQRYAEDSDDYPDESTTSYYQHGGAIPPDSAAARDSARARNSVLSMGGGLIGRAKNMLGMGPEGYSEMDLPLTDPRATARVDHSHEPPPPQKPAKKFDFKFGFGGGKPDPATLGPRIIHLNNPPANSLNKYVDNHVSTAKYNFATFLPKFLFEQFSKFANIFFLFTAGLQQIPGLSPTNRYTTIGPLAVVLLVSAGKEMVEDYRRKQADKALNMSKARILRGSTFEETKWINVSVGDIIRVESEESFPADLVLLASSEPEGLCYIETANLDGETNLKIKQALPETSSMVSSSELSRLGGRIRSEQPNSSLYTYEATLTMQAGGGEKELPLNPEQLLLRGATLRNTPWVHGVVVFTGHETKLMRNATAAPIKRTKVERQLNTLVLFLVGILLIFSVVSTVGDLIQRKVEGEEGLAYLFLDPMNGASAVARIFIKDMVTYWVLFSALVPISLFVTIEMVKYWHGILINDDLDMYYDVNDTPANCRTSSLVEELGMVEFVFSDKTGTLTCNMMEYRQCSIAGIMYADKVPEDRIPSGEDGEDGIHDFKQLQKNLESHQSAQVIDQFLTLLAICHTVIPEQAEDGSIKYQAASPDEGALVDGAVQMGYRFVARKPRAVIIEANGQQLEYELLAVCEFNSTRKRMSTIYRCPDGKVRCYCKGADTVILERLNDQNPHVDATLRHLEEYASEGLRTLCLAMREIPEHEFQEWMKVYETAQTTIGGNRADELDKAAELIEHDFYLLGATAIEDRLQDGVPETIHTLQEAGIKVWVLTGDRQETAINIGMSCKLLSEDMMLLIVNEESAEATRDNLQKKLDAIRNQGDATIEMETLALVIDGKSLTYALEKDMEKLFLDLAIMCKAVICCRVSPLQKALVVKLVKKYQKESILLAIGDGANDVSMIQAAHIGVGISGMEGLQAARSADVSIAQFRYLRKLLLVHGAWSYHRVSKTILFSFYKNICLYLTQFWYTFQNVFSGEVIYESWTLSFYNVFFTVLPPLALGILDQFVSARLLDRYPQLYNLGQRNTFFKIRVFGEWIINAVYHSIILYVGGCLFWLNDGPQGDGFPGGKWVWGTAMYGAVLLTVLGKAALVTNNWTKYHVIAIPGSMAFWILFVAVYGEVAPKLNISVEYFGVIPRLFTSPIFWIQMPTLAILCLLRDFAWKFSKRLWRPEAYHHVQEIQKYNIQDYRPRMEQFQKAIRKVRQVQRMRKQRGYAFSQADESQTRVLQAYDTTQHRGRYGEMASSRPNQ